Proteins co-encoded in one Candidatus Bealeia paramacronuclearis genomic window:
- a CDS encoding electron transfer flavoprotein subunit alpha/FixB family protein — protein sequence MSTLILAEHRDQKLSASTLSTIGAAQKLGKDIDILVLGAVIDPVVEVLKSCSGVTRILSCGHTSLQNDIAEALTPTILKCLDQKSYTHVLAPATTFGKNILPRIAALKNVGQISDVIEIIDEKTFIRPIYAGNALTTVESLDPLKVMTIRTTAFERSTQTGGNVKVETIEFSPPQTPLPQFISLMESKSDRPDLTSASIVVSGGRALQSQENFKIIEALADTLGAAIGASRAAVDAGYVPNDYQVGQTGKVVAPDLYIAIGISGAIQHLAGMKDSKVIVAINKDPEAPIFQIADYGLVGDLFQIVPELTQKLQGLRKAS from the coding sequence ATGTCAACTCTCATTCTTGCTGAACACAGAGATCAAAAATTATCCGCAAGCACTTTGTCCACAATTGGGGCGGCACAAAAATTAGGCAAGGACATTGATATACTTGTTTTGGGTGCTGTTATTGACCCTGTTGTGGAAGTACTGAAATCTTGCTCCGGCGTCACGCGTATTTTATCGTGTGGTCATACGTCTCTTCAAAATGATATTGCAGAAGCCCTAACGCCCACAATTTTGAAATGTTTAGATCAAAAATCCTATACCCACGTTTTAGCGCCCGCGACCACATTTGGGAAGAATATTTTGCCCCGAATTGCGGCACTCAAAAATGTCGGACAGATTTCTGATGTCATCGAAATCATCGATGAGAAAACATTTATCCGCCCTATTTATGCAGGAAATGCATTAACGACGGTTGAGTCTTTGGACCCACTTAAAGTTATGACCATTCGAACAACAGCTTTTGAAAGAAGCACTCAAACGGGTGGAAATGTAAAAGTCGAGACAATTGAATTTTCGCCCCCTCAAACTCCACTCCCCCAATTTATTTCCCTGATGGAGAGCAAAAGTGATCGCCCCGACTTGACTTCGGCGTCCATCGTTGTATCCGGAGGACGAGCTCTTCAAAGTCAAGAGAATTTCAAAATCATTGAAGCCCTTGCAGATACATTGGGAGCAGCCATCGGCGCCTCTCGTGCAGCGGTGGATGCGGGATATGTCCCCAATGATTATCAAGTTGGCCAAACGGGAAAAGTCGTAGCCCCCGACCTTTACATCGCAATTGGAATTTCAGGAGCGATTCAACATTTGGCGGGAATGAAAGACAGTAAAGTAATTGTGGCCATTAATAAAGACCCCGAGGCACCCATTTTTCAAATTGCCGACTATGGCCTTGTGGGAGATTTATTCCAAATCGTTCCCGAGCTTACGCAAAAGCTTCAAGGCCTGAGGAAGGCTAGTTAG
- a CDS encoding electron transfer flavoprotein subunit beta/FixA family protein: MKILVPIKRVIDYNVKIRVKSDESGIELSGVKMSINPFDEIAIEEAVRLKEQGKASEVVLVSLGEKSSQETLRAGLALGADRAIHIESTSILEPIHVAHALKIIVAQENPNLVLLGKQAIDDDCNQTGQMLSALLGWSQATFASKIAIEGNHAAVTREVDGGLETLKLSLPCVITTDLRLNEPRFATLPNIMKAKQKTMSIIAISDLNIDLAPHLKTLKTQEPGKRHGGIKVTNVDELLSKLQNEAKVI; encoded by the coding sequence ATGAAAATCTTGGTGCCAATTAAACGCGTTATAGATTACAACGTCAAAATTCGAGTCAAATCTGACGAATCAGGGATAGAACTCAGTGGCGTAAAAATGTCCATCAATCCCTTTGATGAAATTGCAATCGAAGAAGCTGTTCGGCTTAAAGAGCAAGGCAAAGCCAGTGAAGTCGTCCTCGTAAGCTTGGGCGAAAAATCCTCCCAAGAAACCTTACGGGCTGGGTTGGCGTTGGGGGCGGATCGCGCCATTCATATCGAATCAACTTCCATTCTCGAGCCGATTCATGTGGCGCATGCGCTCAAAATAATTGTTGCGCAAGAAAATCCTAACCTCGTTTTACTAGGAAAACAAGCTATTGATGATGATTGCAATCAAACAGGACAAATGCTCTCTGCGCTTTTGGGCTGGAGTCAGGCGACATTTGCTTCAAAAATTGCGATTGAAGGAAATCATGCAGCCGTCACAAGAGAAGTCGATGGCGGGCTTGAGACATTGAAACTTTCCCTCCCGTGCGTAATAACCACGGACCTCCGCTTGAATGAACCCCGATTTGCTACACTCCCCAATATTATGAAAGCCAAACAAAAGACCATGTCTATCATTGCGATTTCTGATTTAAACATTGATTTGGCACCGCATCTCAAAACTTTGAAAACCCAAGAGCCCGGAAAACGCCATGGTGGAATTAAAGTAACTAATGTCGATGAACTTCTCTCAAAACTCCAGAACGAAGCTAAGGTGATCTAA